A genomic segment from Nitrospira sp. encodes:
- a CDS encoding 3-isopropylmalate dehydrogenase has translation MKGRIAVLAGDGVGREIVPEAIKVLRSVAERYGHHFEFVSGDVGGHAIDKVGVPLPQETLSIAKQSDAVLLGAVGGPKWEGLEYSLRPERALLGLREQLGLYANLRPAKLYPVLADASTLRREVIEGIDLLVIRELTGGIYFGKPKGIEPLPGGGERGFNTEVYTTDEIRRIAVVAFEMARKRRKKVTSVDKANVLESSELWRRVVTDVQKDYADVALSHIYVDNCAMQLVRNPRQFDVLLCNNIFGDILSDEAAMLTGSIGMLPSASVGAKVSLFEPIHGSAPDIAGKNIANPIATIASAAMMLSYAFRLEKEAEAIEQAIVKTLDQGFRTKDIHAEGMKSVGTTEMGDVIVRNLAS, from the coding sequence GTGAAAGGAAGAATTGCAGTCTTGGCCGGCGACGGAGTCGGCCGTGAAATCGTCCCGGAAGCGATCAAGGTCTTGAGGTCCGTGGCCGAGCGGTACGGCCATCATTTTGAATTTGTCTCCGGTGATGTCGGCGGCCATGCCATCGATAAAGTCGGGGTGCCGTTGCCGCAGGAAACCCTGTCGATTGCGAAACAAAGCGACGCGGTGTTGCTCGGGGCGGTCGGTGGTCCGAAATGGGAAGGGCTGGAGTACAGCCTTCGTCCAGAACGGGCGTTGCTCGGCTTGCGGGAACAACTCGGGCTCTATGCCAATTTGCGTCCGGCCAAACTGTACCCGGTTCTTGCCGATGCCTCCACGTTACGGAGGGAGGTCATCGAGGGGATCGACCTGCTGGTCATCCGCGAGCTGACCGGCGGCATTTATTTCGGCAAGCCGAAGGGCATCGAACCGTTGCCCGGCGGCGGAGAGCGCGGGTTCAACACGGAAGTCTATACGACCGACGAAATTCGACGCATCGCCGTGGTGGCGTTCGAGATGGCCCGCAAACGTCGCAAGAAGGTCACCTCGGTGGACAAGGCCAACGTGCTGGAGTCTTCGGAATTGTGGCGGCGGGTGGTGACGGACGTTCAGAAGGACTATGCCGATGTGGCGTTGAGCCATATCTACGTCGATAACTGTGCGATGCAGTTGGTGCGAAATCCCCGGCAATTCGACGTGTTGCTCTGCAATAACATTTTCGGCGATATCCTCAGCGATGAGGCGGCGATGCTGACCGGTTCGATCGGCATGTTGCCCTCTGCCAGTGTCGGGGCCAAGGTGAGCCTCTTCGAGCCGATCCACGGCAGCGCCCCGGACATCGCGGGGAAAAACATCGCCAATCCGATCGCGACCATTGCCTCAGCGGCGATGATGTTGTCCTACGCCTTCAGGCTTGAGAAGGAGGCGGAGGCCATCGAACAGGCGATCGTCAAGACCCTCGATCAGGGGTTCCGCACCAAGGACATTCATGCCGAGGGCATGAAGTCGGTCGGCACCACCGAG
- a CDS encoding Cupin, translating into MMWSTHLRRCPEFLAGDHTRLRELLHPGKAPLKLGYSLAHGFLDPGRQSLWHRLQSSEVYYFIAGRGVMLVEEESLRVEAGSVIYVPPGVKQSLLNNGQDPIEFLCLVDPAWTPECEAVVE; encoded by the coding sequence ATGATGTGGAGTACGCATCTTCGGCGTTGTCCTGAATTTTTAGCGGGAGACCATACCAGGCTGCGGGAACTGCTCCATCCAGGAAAGGCGCCCCTCAAATTGGGATACAGCCTTGCACACGGATTTCTGGACCCAGGCAGGCAGTCTCTCTGGCATCGATTGCAGTCATCGGAGGTCTATTACTTCATTGCCGGTCGCGGCGTGATGCTGGTCGAAGAAGAATCCTTGAGGGTGGAGGCCGGTTCGGTAATTTATGTGCCGCCGGGGGTCAAGCAGTCGCTGTTGAACAACGGGCAGGACCCGATTGAGTTTCTCTGCCTGGTCGATCCCGCCTGGACGCCGGAATGCGAAGCGGTCGTCGAATAG
- a CDS encoding 2-isopropylmalate synthase codes for MTRMIRIFDTTLRDGEQSPGASMNVEEKLMIAKQLARLGVDVIEAGFAYSSPGDFEAVRRIAQEVEGPVVCSLARARPEDIARAHEALKGAPKVRIHTFLSASDIHLKYQFRMTRDEAKRRAVEMVQLARTYVEDVEFSPMDASRADPTYLCEVIEAVIAAGAGTVNIPDTVGYANPQEFGGLIKRIKDSVSNSGQAVISVHCHNDLGLAVANSLSAVMAGAGQVECTINGIGERAGNTSLEEVVMGLRTRKDWYGADTKVVTEEIAKTSRLVSKITGMVIQPNKAIVGANAFAHTSGIHQDGLLKDKTTYEIMRPESIGLERNKLVMGKLSGRHAFRQRLEELGYKLTEDEVNHAFERFKRLADQKREIYEEDIEVIVSEEVAKMSERVVLKSFHVESGTNRVPKATVELEIDGQPVTHSGTGDGPVDAVYRTIAAMTKTKSTLLMFGVNAITGGTDAQGEVSVRLEEAGRTVSGHGVDTDIITAAARAYLNALNKLAYFAVKQAEGIQKVSLI; via the coding sequence ATGACCAGGATGATCAGGATATTCGATACGACGTTGCGGGACGGCGAACAATCGCCTGGAGCGAGCATGAACGTCGAAGAGAAGCTCATGATCGCCAAGCAGTTGGCGCGCCTCGGCGTGGATGTCATCGAAGCCGGCTTTGCCTATAGTTCACCCGGTGATTTCGAGGCGGTGCGACGGATCGCCCAGGAAGTCGAGGGACCGGTGGTCTGCAGTCTCGCCAGGGCGAGACCGGAAGACATTGCGCGAGCCCATGAAGCCTTGAAGGGGGCGCCGAAGGTCCGCATCCATACCTTTCTCTCCGCGTCGGACATCCACCTCAAGTACCAATTCAGAATGACACGGGACGAAGCGAAGCGGCGTGCCGTGGAGATGGTGCAACTGGCCCGCACCTATGTCGAGGATGTGGAATTTTCGCCGATGGATGCGAGCCGAGCTGATCCGACCTACCTCTGTGAAGTCATCGAGGCCGTCATTGCGGCCGGCGCCGGGACGGTCAATATTCCCGACACGGTGGGGTATGCCAACCCTCAGGAGTTCGGCGGGTTGATCAAGAGGATCAAGGACAGCGTATCGAACAGCGGACAGGCCGTGATCTCCGTTCATTGCCACAATGATTTGGGGTTGGCCGTGGCCAACAGCCTTTCCGCGGTGATGGCGGGGGCCGGGCAGGTCGAGTGCACGATCAACGGGATCGGCGAACGGGCCGGCAACACCTCGTTGGAAGAAGTCGTCATGGGTTTGCGGACGCGCAAAGACTGGTATGGGGCCGATACGAAGGTCGTCACCGAAGAAATTGCAAAGACCAGCCGCCTCGTGAGTAAGATCACCGGTATGGTCATCCAACCGAACAAGGCCATCGTCGGGGCCAATGCCTTTGCCCACACATCCGGGATCCACCAGGATGGGTTGCTGAAGGATAAGACGACCTATGAGATCATGCGGCCGGAATCCATCGGGCTTGAGCGGAACAAGCTGGTGATGGGCAAGTTGTCCGGGCGCCATGCGTTCCGTCAGCGGCTGGAGGAGTTGGGTTACAAGCTGACGGAAGACGAAGTCAACCATGCGTTCGAACGGTTCAAACGGTTGGCGGACCAGAAGAGGGAAATTTACGAGGAAGACATCGAAGTGATCGTGTCCGAAGAAGTCGCCAAGATGTCGGAGCGGGTGGTCCTGAAATCGTTTCATGTCGAAAGCGGGACCAATAGGGTGCCGAAGGCCACGGTTGAGTTGGAGATCGACGGACAACCGGTGACCCACAGCGGGACCGGGGACGGGCCGGTCGACGCGGTCTACCGGACGATCGCCGCCATGACCAAGACGAAGAGCACGTTGCTGATGTTCGGGGTCAACGCCATTACCGGTGGTACTGATGCGCAAGGGGAGGTGTCCGTGCGGCTTGAAGAAGCCGGGCGGACTGTGTCCGGGCATGGAGTCGATACGGATATCATTACCGCCGCCGCACGGGCCTATCTGAACGCCCTCAATAAGCTGGCCTATTTCGCCGTCAAGCAGGCGGAAGGAATTCAGAAGGTCAGCTTGATTTGA
- a CDS encoding CDP-diacylglycerol--serine O-phosphatidyltransferase, translated as MKSPAMRAPFAKGNRKRQAMYLIPNLCTTGNLFCGVFAILSVFNGHHLTAAIAILVGMIFDMLDGKLARLTNSTGQFGIEYDSLSDVVSFGVAPGVLIYSYALSGQGMFGVAVMFAYVAMGAVRLARFNATVSTSDSKYFTGLAIPAAAGVIASLVIFDLHFTQMGAEVKPLPILVITFALAFLMVSTIKYRSFKDLKFRRGDHFTYLVWGILALMLIAAWPQVMVFVIFAGYALSGPIARLWTMVAKGAGKQAAKTDVPVLDSRE; from the coding sequence ATGAAATCACCGGCCATGCGGGCTCCGTTTGCCAAGGGTAATCGAAAACGACAGGCCATGTACTTGATTCCTAATCTGTGCACGACAGGGAATTTGTTTTGCGGCGTCTTTGCCATTTTGTCGGTGTTCAACGGTCACCATCTGACCGCGGCCATCGCGATCCTGGTCGGGATGATCTTCGATATGCTGGACGGCAAGTTGGCTCGGTTGACGAACAGCACCGGCCAGTTCGGTATCGAATACGATTCCCTGTCTGATGTCGTATCGTTTGGTGTCGCGCCGGGCGTTCTCATTTATTCCTATGCCTTGAGCGGGCAGGGGATGTTCGGGGTGGCGGTCATGTTTGCCTATGTCGCGATGGGGGCGGTCCGGTTGGCGCGGTTCAACGCCACGGTGAGCACGTCCGACAGCAAATACTTCACGGGGCTGGCCATTCCGGCGGCCGCCGGCGTCATCGCCTCGTTGGTGATCTTCGATCTCCACTTCACCCAGATGGGTGCCGAAGTGAAGCCACTGCCGATCTTAGTGATCACGTTTGCCCTGGCGTTTCTCATGGTGAGCACGATCAAGTACCGCAGTTTCAAGGACCTGAAGTTCCGGCGAGGCGATCACTTTACTTATCTGGTGTGGGGCATTCTCGCCCTGATGTTGATTGCGGCCTGGCCACAGGTTATGGTATTCGTCATCTTTGCCGGCTATGCCCTGTCCGGTCCGATTGCACGGCTCTGGACGATGGTGGCCAAAGGCGCAGGGAAGCAGGCTGCGAAGACTGATGTGCCGGTGTTGGATTCGAGAGAATAG
- a CDS encoding Phosphatidylserine decarboxylase: protein MADRAAGIPIVKEGWPFVGGLGGAALFFGLVGWTIPTALAGGFTLFTAWFFRNPSRTVPQQPNVVVSPGDGKVIAIEEEFEPRYLKEKSIRVTIFLNVFDVHVNRMPCDGTVEGISYQPGQFLVASKPEATLHNEQNAVMLQTASGAKVLCVQVAGLIARRIVCWVGQGDLVQRGERYGLIRFGSRMDTFVPLGSKICVAVGDRVKGGETIVGELR from the coding sequence ATGGCTGATCGAGCCGCTGGAATACCGATCGTAAAGGAAGGGTGGCCGTTCGTCGGTGGTCTGGGAGGCGCGGCGTTGTTTTTCGGCCTGGTCGGCTGGACCATTCCGACGGCGCTGGCGGGAGGGTTCACGCTCTTCACCGCTTGGTTCTTCCGGAACCCCAGCCGGACCGTCCCCCAGCAGCCCAACGTGGTGGTGTCGCCGGGCGATGGCAAAGTGATCGCCATCGAAGAAGAGTTCGAGCCGCGTTACCTGAAGGAGAAGAGCATCAGGGTCACGATCTTCTTGAACGTGTTCGATGTACATGTGAATCGAATGCCCTGTGACGGGACGGTGGAAGGCATCAGTTATCAACCGGGCCAGTTTCTCGTGGCCAGCAAGCCGGAGGCGACGCTCCACAATGAACAAAATGCCGTCATGTTGCAGACGGCCTCAGGAGCGAAAGTGCTCTGTGTACAGGTTGCGGGATTGATCGCCCGCCGGATCGTCTGTTGGGTGGGACAGGGGGACCTGGTGCAGCGGGGTGAGCGATACGGATTGATCAGGTTCGGATCACGGATGGATACCTTTGTGCCGCTTGGTTCCAAGATTTGCGTTGCGGTGGGTGATCGGGTCAAGGGGGGAGAAACCATCGTGGGGGAACTCCGATGA
- a CDS encoding Ketol-acid reductoisomerase (NADP(+)), producing MKIYYDKDADLQLIRGKKVAVIGYGSQGHAHSLNLKESGVSVVVGLREGGSWKKAEASGLKVMPVADAVKASDVVMILAPDEAQAAIYRQEIAPNLKPGSYLAFGHGFNIHFGQIVPPANINVCMVAPKGPGHLVRSEYTKGSGVPCLLAVHQDPSGNTRQVGLAYASAIGGGRAGVIETNFREETETDLFGEQAVLCGGLTSLIQAGFETLVEAGYSPEMAYFECLHEVKLIVDLIYQGGIANMRYSISTTAKYGDITRGPRVVTEQTKQEMKKILGEIQSGQFAKEWVLENQANRPVYNALLKKGEGHPIEEVGARLRGMMPWLKKDQLVDKNKN from the coding sequence ATGAAGATCTATTACGACAAAGATGCCGACCTGCAGCTCATCCGTGGAAAGAAGGTGGCCGTAATCGGCTATGGAAGCCAGGGGCATGCCCACTCGCTCAATCTCAAAGAAAGCGGTGTATCGGTCGTCGTCGGTTTACGTGAGGGCGGGTCATGGAAGAAGGCGGAAGCGAGCGGGTTGAAAGTCATGCCGGTGGCCGACGCTGTGAAGGCGTCCGACGTGGTCATGATCCTGGCCCCGGATGAGGCCCAGGCGGCGATTTATCGACAGGAGATTGCCCCGAACTTGAAGCCTGGCTCCTATTTGGCGTTCGGTCACGGATTCAATATCCACTTCGGGCAGATCGTACCGCCGGCGAACATCAACGTATGCATGGTGGCGCCCAAAGGGCCGGGCCACTTGGTGCGGTCGGAATATACGAAAGGCAGCGGAGTTCCTTGCCTGCTGGCCGTTCATCAGGATCCCAGCGGCAACACTCGCCAGGTAGGCTTGGCCTATGCCAGTGCCATCGGTGGTGGGCGCGCCGGCGTGATCGAGACCAACTTCCGTGAAGAGACGGAAACGGATTTGTTCGGTGAGCAGGCGGTGTTGTGCGGAGGCCTGACCTCGTTGATCCAGGCCGGATTCGAAACGCTCGTGGAGGCGGGGTATTCGCCCGAGATGGCCTACTTCGAGTGTTTGCACGAGGTCAAGCTGATCGTCGATCTGATTTATCAGGGCGGCATCGCCAATATGCGGTACTCGATCAGCACGACGGCGAAGTACGGCGACATTACCCGCGGTCCACGCGTGGTGACCGAACAGACCAAGCAGGAAATGAAGAAAATTCTCGGAGAGATCCAGAGCGGGCAATTCGCCAAGGAATGGGTGCTGGAGAACCAGGCGAACCGGCCGGTCTACAATGCCTTGCTGAAAAAGGGCGAAGGCCATCCGATTGAAGAAGTCGGTGCCCGTCTTCGAGGCATGATGCCATGGCTGAAAAAAGATCAGCTCGTTGACAAGAACAAAAACTAA
- a CDS encoding Acetolactate synthase small subunit, translating to MEHIIAVTVENKFGVLSRVAGLFSGRGFNIESLSVAPTLDPSMSQMTIVTSGDDRIVEQIVKQLNKLIDVIKVVDLNESEFVSRETALIKVHTKAEDRAEALRIADIFRANVVDSTPSTYTIEVTGDPKKIEAIINLLQPLGIKELIRTGRVAIAREAIRPAVSQPKKVARE from the coding sequence ATGGAACACATCATTGCAGTCACCGTAGAAAATAAGTTCGGCGTGTTGTCTCGCGTGGCCGGGTTGTTCAGCGGTCGCGGCTTCAACATCGAAAGCCTGTCCGTCGCGCCGACACTCGATCCCTCGATGTCACAGATGACCATCGTGACCTCAGGCGATGACCGGATCGTGGAGCAAATCGTCAAGCAATTGAACAAACTGATCGATGTCATCAAGGTTGTGGATCTCAATGAGAGCGAGTTCGTCTCGCGGGAGACGGCCTTGATCAAGGTCCACACCAAGGCGGAAGATCGGGCTGAGGCCCTCCGGATCGCGGATATTTTTCGAGCGAACGTCGTCGATTCGACGCCCTCGACCTATACCATCGAAGTAACGGGCGACCCGAAGAAGATCGAGGCCATCATCAATTTGTTGCAGCCGCTCGGCATCAAGGAACTGATTCGAACCGGGCGGGTGGCGATTGCGCGAGAAGCGATCAGGCCGGCCGTCAGCCAACCCAAGAAAGTCGCGCGAGAATAA
- a CDS encoding Acetolactate synthase large subunit, whose amino-acid sequence MKLTGSEIFIECLKREGVKTIFALPGGVVLKIFDMLHQQKDLEVILTRHEQGAGHMAEGYAKATGKAGVCLVTSGPGMTNVITALADAYMDSVPLVCFSGQVPTSLIGNDAFQEADNIGLSRPCTKYNFLVKDVNDLATTIKEAFYIATTGRPGPVLVDIPKDVSMAKTEFTYPSSVAIRGYNPTYEGNKWQIKQAAEAIMKAKKPILYVGGGVVFSGASKELLELAEMTQIPVDMTLMGLGAFPGEHPQSMGMLGMHGTYCANMAVHYSDLVIAVGARFDDRVTGKVSEFCPYAKVIHIDIDPTSIRKNVHVDIPIVGDCKAVLRELIQILKATVNGDQRELRKPWWDQIREWQQAHPLAYQQEPEGAIKPQHVIKRLYELTKDRDPIVSTDVGQHQMWTAQYFKLAKPNRWLTSGGLGTMGFGFPAAMGAQAAFRNRLVLCVAGDGSVQMNMQEMATAVVSKLPVKVIILNNRFHGMVRQWQDLFYEGRYASSYLDTTPDFVKLAEAYGAVGLRANNVGELDAVLKAAIETDKPVVVDVPTYPYENCYPMIPAGGCNHEMILEDPPELKKKQSGVPGTGSTEDKDTILTA is encoded by the coding sequence ATGAAGCTCACAGGGTCGGAAATTTTTATCGAATGCCTGAAACGTGAGGGCGTGAAGACGATTTTCGCGCTGCCGGGCGGCGTCGTGCTGAAGATCTTCGATATGCTCCATCAACAAAAGGATCTCGAAGTCATTCTGACCCGCCATGAACAGGGCGCGGGCCATATGGCCGAGGGCTACGCCAAGGCCACCGGAAAGGCCGGTGTTTGTTTGGTGACGTCCGGGCCTGGCATGACCAACGTCATTACCGCTCTGGCCGATGCCTATATGGATTCGGTGCCACTGGTCTGTTTCAGCGGCCAGGTGCCGACGAGTTTGATCGGCAACGATGCCTTTCAGGAAGCCGACAATATCGGATTGAGCCGGCCCTGCACGAAATACAATTTTCTCGTGAAAGACGTCAACGACCTGGCCACGACCATCAAGGAAGCCTTCTACATCGCCACGACGGGACGACCCGGTCCGGTGCTCGTGGACATTCCCAAAGATGTGTCCATGGCCAAGACCGAGTTTACCTATCCGAGTTCCGTGGCGATTCGCGGTTACAATCCGACCTATGAGGGCAACAAGTGGCAGATCAAGCAGGCCGCCGAAGCCATCATGAAGGCGAAGAAGCCGATTTTGTACGTCGGCGGGGGCGTCGTGTTTTCAGGAGCCTCCAAAGAATTACTCGAATTGGCCGAGATGACTCAGATTCCCGTAGACATGACCTTGATGGGGCTCGGCGCGTTTCCGGGCGAACATCCCCAGTCGATGGGCATGTTGGGGATGCACGGCACCTATTGTGCCAACATGGCGGTCCATTACTCCGACTTGGTGATTGCCGTCGGGGCGCGATTCGACGACCGTGTGACAGGCAAGGTCTCGGAATTCTGCCCTTACGCCAAGGTGATTCATATTGATATCGACCCGACGTCGATCCGCAAGAACGTGCATGTGGATATCCCGATCGTGGGCGACTGCAAGGCCGTCTTGCGGGAGTTGATTCAGATCCTCAAGGCCACCGTCAACGGGGATCAGCGAGAACTCCGCAAGCCCTGGTGGGATCAAATCCGCGAATGGCAGCAGGCGCATCCGTTGGCCTATCAGCAGGAGCCTGAAGGGGCGATCAAGCCGCAACATGTCATCAAGCGCCTGTATGAACTCACGAAGGACCGGGACCCGATCGTCTCGACGGACGTGGGCCAACATCAGATGTGGACGGCCCAGTATTTCAAACTTGCCAAACCGAACCGTTGGTTGACCTCGGGCGGCCTGGGCACGATGGGGTTCGGATTCCCGGCCGCCATGGGGGCGCAGGCTGCGTTCAGGAACCGGCTGGTGCTCTGCGTCGCCGGCGACGGCAGCGTGCAGATGAATATGCAGGAGATGGCCACCGCCGTTGTGTCGAAGTTGCCGGTGAAGGTCATCATCTTGAACAATCGCTTCCACGGCATGGTTCGCCAGTGGCAGGATCTGTTCTATGAAGGCCGCTATGCGTCCAGCTATCTCGACACGACGCCGGATTTCGTGAAGTTGGCCGAGGCTTACGGGGCCGTCGGGTTGCGTGCGAACAATGTCGGGGAGTTGGACGCGGTGTTGAAGGCGGCGATCGAAACCGACAAACCGGTTGTCGTGGACGTGCCGACCTATCCTTACGAGAATTGTTACCCGATGATTCCGGCCGGCGGATGCAATCACGAGATGATTCTTGAAGATCCGCCGGAACTGAAGAAGAAGCAGTCCGGCGTGCCCGGCACCGGATCGACTGAAGATAAGGATACGATCTTAACAGCATAA